The following proteins are co-located in the Primulina tabacum isolate GXHZ01 chromosome 11, ASM2559414v2, whole genome shotgun sequence genome:
- the LOC142519243 gene encoding ADP-glucose phosphorylase, with translation MASDETNRSPEIRKDAVHNRWVIFSPARSRRPSDFKSKSDPNNSKNQSECPFCAGHEHECAPEIFRVPHESTSEWRIRVIQNLYPALSRRLDFTDGERDGGLASLPGFGFHDVVIESPAHRVHLEDNPPARIADVLLAYIQRIEQIREFDSIKYVQVFKNHGASAGASMSHPHSQIMALPVIPPTVSARINSMKEFFVQTGKCGLCQVKRDDLLIDESNHFISVAPFAATFPFEIWVVPCDHSSHFHELDHEKVLDLAMLLKLILVKISLQLKDPPYNLMIHTAPLQVDSSELPFTHWFIQIVPQLTLTGGFELGTGCYINPVFPEDAAKVLREVNVPNQ, from the exons ATGGCGTCAGATGAAACAAACCGGAGCCCCGAGATCAGGAAAGACGCAGTACACAATCGATGGGTGATCTTCTCGCCGGCCAGATCACGCCGGCCGTCGGATTTCAAGTCCAAATCTGATCCCAACAACTCTAAGAACCAATCCGAATGCCCTTTCTGCGCGGGTCACGAACACGAGTGCGCGCCGGAGATATTCCGGGTCCCTCACGAATCCACATCTGAATGGAGAATCCGGGTCATCCAGAACCTGTATCCAGCTCTCAGCCGGCGGCTGGACTTCACGGACGGAGAGAGAGACGGCGGTTTGGCGTCGCTTCCCGGGTTCGGTTTTCACGACGTGGTGATTGAGTCGCCTGCTCACCGGGTTCATCTGGAGGACAATCCCCCGGCTAGAATCGCTGATGTCTTACTCGCCTACATCCAGAGGATCGAACAGATTCGGGAATTTGATTCCATCAAATATGTTCAG GTTTTTAAAAATCACGGCGCCTCAGCCGGGGCGTCCATGAGTCATCCACATAGTCAGATTATGGCGCTTCCAGTTATTCCTCCCACAGTCTCTGCTAGGATCAATAGCATGAAGGAATTTTTTGTGCAAACCGGAAAGTGTGGTCTTTGTCAAGTTAAGCGGGATGATCTACTTATTGACGAGTCGAACCATTTCATTTCGGTTGCCCCATTTGCTGCAACATTTCCTTTTGAGATATGGGTTGTTCCGTGTGATCACTCTTCTCATTTTCACGAGCTTGATCACGAGAAG GTACTCGATCTTGCTATGCTCTTAAAGCTCATCCTCGTCAAGATTTCTTTGCAACTGAAAGACCCGCCTTATAATTTGATGATACACACCGCACCACTTCAAGTCGACTCCTCGGAGTTACCATTCACTCATTGGTTTATACAAATAGTTCCCCAGCTGACATTAACCGGTGGATTTGAATTAGGAACGGGATGTTACATAAACCCTGTTTTCCCAGAGGATGCTGCTAAAGTTTTGAGGGAAGTGAATGTTCCAAATCAATGA